A window of the Henckelia pumila isolate YLH828 chromosome 3, ASM3356847v2, whole genome shotgun sequence genome harbors these coding sequences:
- the LOC140891228 gene encoding protein SMAX1-LIKE 4-like, whose product MRAGVCAAQQTLSSEAASVLKHSLSLARRRGHAQVTPLHVAATLLSSRASPLRRACLKSHPNQPSHPLQCRALELCFNVALNRLPATPTPLLHSQPSLSNALVAALKRAQAHQRRGCIEQSPPPLIGVKVELEQLILSILDDPSVSRVMREAGFSSTAVKNNMEESSTNSVSSVFQCYNTSGGIYSTPSSPPNNNDQNPNSFWHSNVMSYVSEQNPLIFSPQKSFLSKPISNSTSYLKEDIKLVLEVLLRKKRRNTVIVGDSFSMNEALVAELMNKVKRGDVPEELKSVYFVKFHFSSVPLQLMKREEVDMHIGDLKRKVESFASNGRVIIYTGDLKWTVEEVFCAGKESTVYSPIDHLVSEIAKLLSWYNNDGLNTRVWLMATASYQTYMKCQMKQPPLDVQWSLQAVSVPSGGLGLSLNATAAVGLDSRITFNENPPNVMHKRPFFGKEEDQDVLNCCPECISSYEKEASQRDSLSLNKKTENGSVQLPYWLKPQGIDSPEKEDLIQLRRKYNRHCQNQHGGSRNPNNSSANIANQSYLGRNHFNTSSYPCWPNMNMYGDSDTISFGYSSVKPNQIATALPRFRRQQSCHIEFSFENGNSKYQSTNPNLDSLKSMDDKEVKITLALGNSMFAAAPNTEMVKWNAEMCKTLQENFPWQKESIPSILQALMDPNGLDQDKWLLIQGDDFIGKRRLAIGIAKSMLGSSDLVFCMDMRENTRTLTQNCEMLHKALKVHEKMVVLVEDVDCADPEFVKFLDDGFESGDVGKLVKRERRSGNNIMILTTNDSLSFSKKRDVTNSVIQMKIGVSESKLDSGVVSVLDHKRKSDWDSPIKNKSRRSSEIEEVLSNELDLNVKVDEDEQGEGRDLSPISSDLTREITTDQRNTPALLGKIKNRFVFNRSTDQENQAKDMFLSMFKRSFQEACGGCRNISSFSVDETVLEEVFRGSGFYLNNLFEQWLNDVFQRSLHMVDTGERGNISVRLCLGGKGGYCSDNGFMGTSLPNGIQVSFIV is encoded by the exons ATGCGTGCAGGAGTTTGCGCAGCTCAACAGACCCTCTCCTCGGAGGCTGCTTCCGTGTTGAAGCATTCTCTCAGCCTGGCACGGCGGCGCGGCCACGCTCAGGTCACTCCACTGCATGTCGCCGCCACTTTGCTGAGCTCTAGAGCCAGTCCTCTCAGAAGGGCTTGCCTTAAATCTCACCCTAACCAACCTTCGCATCCGCTTCAATGCAGAGCTCTAGAGCTCTGCTTCAATGTCGCCCTGAATCGTCTTCCTGCCACCCCTACTCCTCTTCTTCACTCCCAGCCTTCCTTGTCTAATGCCCTTGTTGCTGCTCTGAAAAGGGCTCAAGCTCACCAGAGGAGAGGCTGTATTGAGCAGTCGCCGCCGCCTTTGATCGGTGTCAAAGTTGAGCTGGAACAGCTTATTTTGTCGATCTTGGATGACCCTAGTGTGAGTAGGGTTATGAGGGAGGCTGGTTTCTCAAGTACTGCAGTGAAAAATAACATGGAGGAGTCTAGTACTAATTCCGTTTCTTCTGTTTTTCAGTGTTACAACACTTCTGGTGGGATTTACTCCACTCCGAGTTCACCTCCGAATAATAACGATCAAAACCCTAATAGTTTCTGGCATTCCAATGTGATGTCTTATGTTTCTGAGCAAAACCCATTGATCTTTTCACCTCAGAAGAGTTTTTTAAGTAAACccatctcaaacagtacttccTATCTGAAGGAAGATATCAAGTTGGTTTTGGAGGTTTTGCTCAGAAAGAAGAGACGAAACACTGTGATAGTTGGTGACTCTTTCTCCATGAATGAAGCTCTTGTTGCGGAGTTAATGAATAAAGTAAAGAGAGGAGATGTGCCTGAGGAGTTAAAATCCGTGTACTTTGTTAAGTTTCATTTCTCATCAGTGCCACTCCAGCTCATGAAAAGAGAAGAAGTGGACATGCATATTGGTGATCTGAAAAGAAAGGTCGAATCTTTTGCGTCAAATGGTAGAGTTATAATCTACACTGGTGACTTGAAATGGACAGTGGAAGAAGTGTTTTGTGCTGGTAAGGAATCCACGGTTTATAGCCCTATCGATCACTTAGTTTCTGAGATTGCAAAGTTGCTTTCTTGGTATAATAATGACGGTTTAAACACAAGAGTTTGGTTAATGGCTACTGCGAGTTACCAGACTTATATGAAGTGCCAAATGAAGCAGCCACCTTTGGATGTTCAGTGGAGTTTGCAAGCTGTGTCTGTTCCTTCTGGTGGACTGGGGTTGAGTCTCAATGCTACTGCTGCCGT TGGCCTGGATTCAAGAATCACCTTTAATGAAAATCCACCAAATGTAATGCACAAAAGGCCATTTTTCGGCAAGGAAGAAGATCAAGATGTTCTGAATTGCTGTCCAGAATGCATTTCCAGCTATGAAAAAGAAGCTAGCCAGCGCGATTCGCTTTCGTTGAACAAGAAAACAGAGAACGGTTCTGTCCAATTACCATATTGGCTCAAGCCACAAGGCATTGATTCACCTGAGAAG GAAGATTTGATTCAGCTCAGGAGAAAATATAACAGACACTGCCAGAATCAGCATGGTGGAAGCCGAAATCCAAATAATTCGAGTGCAAACATTGCGAACCAGAGCTATCTTGGTAGAAATCACTTCAATACTTCATCATATCCATGTTGGCCAAATATGAACATGTATGGTGATTCAGATACAATTTCGTTTGGTTATTCTTCTGTCAAGCCTAATCAAATCGCCACTGCTCTGCCTCGATTCAGGAGGCAGCAGTCCTGCCATATCGAGTTTAGTTttgagaatggaaattctaaaTACCAGTCGACGAATCCGAACTTGGATTCACTCAAGAGCATGGATGATAAGGAAGTGAAGATCACTCTTGCTCTGGGGAATTCCATGTTTGCTGCTGCACCAAACACTGAGATGGTTAAATGGAATGCTGAAATGTGTAAAACATTACAAGAAAACTTTCCATGGCAAAAGGAAAGTATTCCTTCCATTCTACAGGCACTGATGGATCCTAATGGATTGGACCAAGACAAATGGTTGCTAATTCAAGGAGACGATTTTATTGGAAAGAGACGACTGGCTATCGGCATAGCGAAATCCATGTTGGGTTCTTCAGATTTGGTGTTCTGCATGGATATGAGGGAAAATACAAGAACATTGACTCAGAACTGTGAGATGCTCCACAAGGCACTGAAAGTTCATGAAAAGATGGTAGTTCTTGTTGAAGATGTAGATTGTGCTGATCCTGAGTTTGTTAAGTTTCTTGATGATGGATTTGAGAGCGGAGACGTGGGAAAATTGGTGAAAAGAGAACGACGATCGGGAAACAATATAATGATCTTAACAACTAATGATTCCTTGAGTTTTAGCAAAAAAAGGGATGTCACAAATTCTGTCATTCAGATGAAAATAGGTGTCAGTGAATCCAAACTGGATTCAGGGGTGGTATCTGTTCTTGATCATAAGCGTAAATCGGATTGGGATTCACCGATCAAGAACAAGAGCCGAAGGAGCAGCGAAATAGAAGAGGTTTTATCAAACGAGCTCGACCTCAATGTAAAAGTTGATGAGGATGAGCAAGGAGAAGGCAGAGACTTGAGCCCCATCTCAAGTGATTTAACTCGTGAGATCACGACGGATCAACGGAATACACCAGCATTGCTTGGAAAGATAAAGAACCGCTTCGTTTTCAATCGGAGCACGGATCAAGAAAACCAAGCAAAGGACATGTTCTTGTCCATGTTCAAGAGATCTTTTCAAGAGGCTTGTGGGGGTTGTAGAAACATAAGCAGTTTCAGCGTCGACGAGACGGTGTTGGAAGAAGTTTTTCGAGGGTCTGGTTTTTATCTTAACAACTTGTTCGAGCAATGGTTAAACGACGTTTTTCAAAGAAGTTTACACATGGTTGATACTGGGGAGAGGGGAAATATTAGTGTTAGGCTGTGTTTAGGAGGAAAAGGGGGATATTGTTCAGACAATGGATTCATGGGCACAAGCCTTCCCAATGGAATCCAAGTTTCTTTCATAGTTTAA